Proteins from a single region of Pseudomonas sp. 10S4:
- the odhB gene encoding 2-oxoglutarate dehydrogenase complex dihydrolipoyllysine-residue succinyltransferase: MAIEIKAPTFPESVADGTVATWHKKPGDAVKRDDLIVDIETDKVVLEVLATADGVLGAIVKNEGDTVLSDEVLGSIQEGGAAAAPAAAAAPAAAQAAAPAADGEDDPVAAPAARKLAEENGINVASVAGTGKGGRVTKEDVVAAVAAKKAAPAAAPAKAAAPAAAAPVFAAGDRIEKRVPMTRVRATVAKRLVEAQSNMAMLTTFNEVDMTEVMALRSKYKDLFEKSHNGVRLGFMSFFVKAATEALKRFPAVNASIDGADIVYHGYADVGVAVSSDRGLVVPVLRNAELMSLAEIEGGIAAFGKKARDGKLSMDEMTGGTFTITNGGTFGSMMSTPIVNPPQAAILGMHNILQRPMAINGQVVIRPMMYLALSYDHRLIDGKEAVTFLVTIKNLLEDPARLLLDI; the protein is encoded by the coding sequence ATGGCTATCGAAATCAAAGCCCCCACTTTCCCGGAATCGGTTGCCGATGGCACCGTTGCCACCTGGCACAAAAAACCAGGCGACGCCGTCAAGCGTGATGACCTGATCGTCGATATCGAAACCGACAAAGTGGTACTGGAAGTATTGGCTACTGCTGACGGCGTGCTGGGCGCTATCGTCAAGAACGAAGGCGACACCGTTCTGTCCGACGAAGTCCTGGGCTCCATCCAAGAGGGCGGCGCTGCTGCCGCTCCAGCTGCTGCCGCTGCTCCGGCCGCTGCACAAGCTGCTGCTCCAGCTGCCGACGGCGAAGACGATCCTGTTGCTGCACCGGCTGCTCGCAAGCTGGCTGAAGAAAACGGCATCAACGTCGCTTCCGTTGCCGGCACCGGCAAAGGCGGTCGTGTGACCAAGGAAGACGTAGTCGCTGCTGTTGCTGCCAAGAAAGCTGCTCCGGCCGCTGCTCCTGCCAAGGCTGCTGCTCCGGCTGCCGCTGCTCCTGTGTTCGCCGCTGGCGACCGCATCGAGAAGCGCGTACCGATGACCCGCGTGCGGGCCACCGTTGCCAAGCGTCTGGTAGAAGCTCAGTCGAACATGGCGATGCTGACCACTTTCAACGAAGTCGACATGACCGAAGTCATGGCCCTGCGTTCGAAGTACAAGGACCTGTTCGAGAAGTCCCACAACGGCGTACGCCTGGGCTTCATGTCGTTCTTCGTCAAAGCAGCTACCGAAGCGCTGAAACGCTTCCCGGCTGTCAACGCGTCGATCGACGGTGCTGACATCGTTTACCACGGCTACGCCGACGTTGGTGTTGCTGTTTCCAGCGACCGCGGTCTGGTTGTACCGGTTCTGCGTAACGCCGAACTGATGAGCCTGGCTGAAATCGAAGGCGGCATCGCTGCTTTCGGCAAAAAGGCGCGCGACGGCAAGCTGTCGATGGACGAAATGACCGGTGGTACGTTCACCATCACCAACGGTGGTACTTTCGGTTCGATGATGTCGACCCCGATCGTCAACCCGCCGCAAGCGGCCATCCTGGGCATGCACAACATTCTGCAGCGTCCTATGGCGATCAACGGTCAGGTCGTTATCCGTCCGATGATGTACCTGGCTCTGTCCTACGATCACCGTCTGATCGATGGCAAAGAAGCTGTGACCTTCCTGGTTACCATCAAGAACCTGCTGGAAGACCCGGCTCGTTTGCTGCTGGATATCTGA